The following coding sequences lie in one Hippopotamus amphibius kiboko isolate mHipAmp2 chromosome 7, mHipAmp2.hap2, whole genome shotgun sequence genomic window:
- the LOC130856647 gene encoding 40S ribosomal protein S24-like — protein sequence MNDTVTIRAKKFMTNRLLQRKQMVIDVLHPGKATVPKTEIWEKLAKMYKTTPDVIFVFGFRTHFGGGKTTGFGMIYDSLDYAKKNEPKHRLARHGLYEKKKTSRKQRKERKNRMKKVRGTAKANVGAGKK from the coding sequence ATGAATGACACAGTAACTATCCGGGCCAAGAAGTTCATGACCAACCGACTACTTCAGCGGAAGCAAATGGTCATCGATGTCCTTCACCCTGGGAAGGCAACAGTACCTAAGACAGAAATTTGGGAAAAACTAGCCAAAATGTACAAGACCACACCAGATGTCATCTTTGTGTTTGGATTCAGAACCCATTTTGGTGGTGGCAAGACAACTGGCTTTGGCATGATTTATGATTCCTTGGATTACGCGAAGAAGAATGAACCCAAACATAGGCTTGCAAGACATGGCCTgtatgagaagaaaaagacctcaaGAAAACAGCGAAAGGAACGCAAGAACAGAATGAAGAAAGTCAGGGGGACCGCAAAGGCCAATGTTGGTGCTGGCAAAAAGTGA